In a genomic window of Streptomyces sp. NBC_01231:
- a CDS encoding cytochrome P450 yields MTELPTLPFDNPSILGIAPQMRALQQQGPIARVRTAGEDAWLVTHYGEVRKLLADPRLGLSNPNPEQSAKSAARKFMMALMAGDDYDTEATNHPQMRELLVPRFSTRRMRLMKTRIEHHVDELLDELAAGTAPVDLHHALSFPLPTMVVCDLLGVPLADRERFGQWARGTFDESDGQHAANTFQQVVDYMMELVARKRIEPGDDILSELIAEKDGSLSDAEIAQLGNAVLLFGYETTIVRIDMGVLLLLRNPAQRAQLAENPALAPAAVEEILRLAVGGKGSNALIPRYAHSDITLGDTVIRTGDAVLLAIGAANIDGRAFPDSDLFDLARDRPTSHMAFGHGTRHCIGRVLARIELTAVFERLFRRLPTLRLAVPEESLRWQEHRITGGFDEIPVTF; encoded by the coding sequence ATGACGGAACTTCCGACGCTACCGTTCGACAACCCATCCATACTCGGCATCGCGCCCCAGATGCGCGCACTGCAGCAGCAGGGGCCGATCGCCAGGGTGCGGACCGCCGGTGAAGACGCCTGGCTGGTCACCCACTACGGCGAGGTGAGGAAACTGCTCGCCGACCCCCGACTCGGTCTCAGCAATCCCAACCCGGAGCAGTCGGCCAAGAGCGCGGCCAGGAAATTCATGATGGCGCTGATGGCCGGGGACGACTACGACACCGAGGCCACCAACCATCCGCAGATGCGCGAGCTGCTCGTGCCCCGGTTCTCCACGCGCCGGATGCGCCTGATGAAGACCCGGATCGAGCACCACGTGGACGAGCTGCTCGACGAGTTGGCCGCCGGCACGGCGCCGGTCGACCTGCATCACGCGCTGTCGTTTCCGCTGCCGACCATGGTGGTCTGCGATCTGCTCGGCGTGCCGTTGGCCGACCGGGAGCGGTTCGGGCAGTGGGCGAGGGGCACATTCGACGAGAGCGACGGCCAGCACGCGGCGAACACCTTTCAACAGGTTGTCGACTACATGATGGAACTGGTGGCGCGCAAGCGAATCGAGCCGGGCGACGACATCCTGTCCGAGCTGATCGCCGAGAAGGACGGCTCACTGTCCGATGCGGAAATCGCCCAATTGGGTAACGCCGTACTGCTGTTCGGCTACGAGACCACCATTGTGCGCATCGACATGGGCGTCCTCCTGCTGCTGCGCAATCCGGCCCAGCGTGCCCAGCTGGCCGAGAACCCCGCACTCGCGCCGGCCGCGGTCGAGGAGATCCTGCGCCTGGCCGTCGGTGGCAAGGGATCCAACGCGCTGATACCCCGCTACGCGCACAGTGACATCACCCTCGGCGACACAGTGATCCGGACCGGAGACGCGGTGCTGCTGGCCATCGGCGCGGCCAACATCGACGGCCGGGCGTTTCCCGACAGCGACCTGTTCGACCTGGCCCGGGACAGGCCCACGTCGCACATGGCATTCGGGCACGGCACCCGGCACTGCATCGGCCGCGTGCTGGCCCGGATCGAGCTCACCGCGGTGTTCGAGCGGCTGTTCCGCAGACTGCCCACCCTGCGACTCGCGGTACCTGAGGAGTCGCTGCGCTGGCAGGAGCACCGGATCACCGGCGGATTCGACGAAATCCCCGTCACCTTCTAG
- the gap gene encoding type I glyceraldehyde-3-phosphate dehydrogenase produces MTVRIGINGFGRIGRNVFRAAAARDSELEIVAVNDLGDVPTMAHLLAYDSILGRFPEEITAAPDAIRVGDRTVKVLAERNPGDLPWGDLGVDIVIESTGIFTDAERARSHVEGGAKKVIIAAPASGEDLTVVLGVNDGAYDPERHTIISNASCTTNCLAVLAKVLHDTVGIDTGMMTTVHAYTQDQNLQDAPHKDLRRARAAGMNIVPTSSGAAKAIGLVLPELAGRLDAFALRVPVPTGSVTDLTVTTQRGTTVEEVKEAYAAAASGPYKGLLSYLDAPLVSTDIVGDPASCVFDAGLTRVSGPQVKVVGWYDNEWGYSNRLIDLALLVGSSL; encoded by the coding sequence ATGACTGTGCGTATCGGCATCAACGGCTTCGGACGTATCGGCCGCAACGTCTTCCGGGCGGCGGCAGCGCGGGACTCGGAGCTGGAGATCGTCGCCGTCAACGACCTCGGCGACGTGCCCACCATGGCCCACCTGCTCGCTTACGACTCGATCCTGGGCCGCTTCCCCGAGGAGATCACCGCCGCGCCGGATGCGATCCGCGTGGGCGACCGGACGGTCAAGGTCCTCGCCGAGCGCAATCCCGGGGACCTGCCCTGGGGCGACCTCGGTGTGGACATCGTGATCGAGTCCACCGGCATCTTCACCGACGCCGAGAGGGCGCGCTCACACGTCGAAGGCGGCGCGAAGAAGGTCATCATCGCGGCTCCGGCCAGCGGCGAGGACCTCACGGTCGTGCTCGGCGTCAACGACGGTGCCTACGATCCAGAGCGCCACACGATCATCTCCAACGCCTCCTGCACCACCAACTGTCTCGCCGTGCTGGCCAAGGTGCTGCACGACACCGTCGGCATCGACACCGGCATGATGACCACGGTCCACGCCTACACGCAGGACCAGAACCTCCAGGACGCCCCGCACAAGGACCTGCGCCGGGCCCGGGCCGCGGGCATGAACATCGTGCCCACCTCCAGCGGCGCCGCCAAGGCCATCGGCCTCGTCCTGCCGGAACTCGCCGGCCGACTGGACGCCTTCGCCCTGCGGGTGCCCGTCCCTACCGGCTCGGTCACCGACCTCACGGTCACCACCCAGCGCGGCACCACTGTGGAGGAGGTGAAGGAGGCGTACGCGGCCGCGGCCTCGGGACCGTACAAGGGGCTGCTCTCCTACCTGGACGCACCGCTGGTCAGCACCGACATCGTGGGCGACCCGGCCTCCTGTGTCTTCGACGCCGGGCTGACCCGGGTGTCCGGCCCGCAGGTCAAGGTCGTCGGCTGGTACGACAACGAGTGGGGCTACTCGAACCGCCTCATCGACCTGGCACTGCTCGTCGGGTCGTCTCTGTAG
- a CDS encoding MarR family transcriptional regulator gives MVTSTHRADLDSDLNVGDFTRVIENFNRYYIRLPVVQKLSFTTLSVLDTLAVGGPKRLTELARTEQISQPGLTQMVTRLERDGLVERRPDPEDGRAVLIHITDSGRKIGQARHEDRGRHLLPLIARLTPAERQAIAAALPALTHLAELGTQAGR, from the coding sequence ATGGTGACCTCTACTCATCGAGCCGACCTCGACTCCGACTTGAATGTCGGTGACTTCACGCGGGTGATCGAGAACTTCAACCGCTACTACATCCGGCTTCCCGTGGTGCAGAAGCTGTCGTTCACGACACTGTCCGTGCTGGACACGCTGGCCGTCGGCGGTCCGAAGCGGCTGACCGAACTCGCCAGGACCGAGCAGATCAGCCAGCCCGGGCTCACCCAGATGGTCACCCGACTCGAGCGTGACGGACTCGTGGAGCGCCGTCCCGACCCGGAGGACGGACGCGCCGTCCTCATCCACATCACCGACAGCGGCCGGAAGATCGGCCAGGCCCGGCACGAGGACCGCGGCCGGCACCTGCTCCCGCTGATCGCCCGGCTGACTCCGGCGGAACGACAGGCGATCGCCGCGGCTCTCCCCGCCCTGACCCATCTCGCGGAACTCGGGACACAAGCCGGACGGTAA
- a CDS encoding alpha/beta hydrolase: MTSREISAFAAEEEQRVLSLKPVLAPVHGKYGDHPHQVYDAWPAEDPEAPMVLLLHGGYWRYDRMHLTPFASWLAKQGFSVLLPGMRRSGGAGGYPETFDDVARIVDTLPAGRPYVLAGHCSGGHLALWCAARALLPADSPWHTTSLPPAVLALAPLTDLEATRRDRLSSDAALQLLGGSDLFEARMPYVDPLALLKGPGTTGVRTVLLHGAVDEEVPLSQFTDYAAVHDDLETVVLPGIGHYTLIEPGAPGAIAVADTMRRLAATVAVDGHGRL, encoded by the coding sequence GTGACATCCAGGGAGATCTCGGCCTTCGCCGCCGAGGAGGAGCAGCGCGTCCTGAGCCTGAAACCGGTCCTCGCGCCGGTGCACGGGAAGTACGGTGACCATCCCCACCAGGTCTACGACGCCTGGCCCGCCGAGGACCCGGAAGCACCGATGGTGCTGCTGCTGCACGGCGGGTACTGGCGCTACGACCGGATGCATCTGACGCCGTTCGCGTCCTGGCTGGCGAAGCAGGGCTTCTCCGTGCTGCTGCCGGGCATGCGCCGGTCCGGAGGTGCCGGCGGTTATCCGGAGACCTTCGACGACGTCGCCCGGATCGTCGACACGCTGCCCGCAGGCCGGCCGTACGTCCTGGCCGGCCACTGCTCCGGCGGCCATCTCGCCCTGTGGTGCGCGGCCCGCGCTCTCCTGCCCGCCGACTCGCCGTGGCACACGACGTCCCTCCCACCCGCCGTGCTCGCCCTCGCCCCGCTGACCGACCTCGAGGCCACCCGCCGGGACCGGCTCAGCAGCGACGCGGCGCTGCAACTCCTGGGCGGATCCGACCTGTTCGAGGCGCGGATGCCGTACGTCGATCCGCTGGCGCTGCTGAAGGGGCCGGGAACGACGGGCGTACGGACCGTGCTGCTGCACGGCGCGGTCGACGAGGAGGTGCCTCTGTCGCAGTTCACGGACTACGCGGCGGTGCACGACGACCTGGAGACGGTCGTCCTGCCCGGCATCGGCCACTACACGCTCATCGAGCCCGGCGCCCCCGGCGCGATCGCGGTCGCCGACACCATGCGCCGCCTGGCCGCGACCGTAGCCGTCGATGGACACGGCCGCCTCTGA
- a CDS encoding SDR family oxidoreductase has translation MASTGRHQGRTALVTGGSRGIGRAVSKRLAREGALVAVHYGHDEAAADRTVKEIETDGGRAFAIHAELGVPGDATTLWSAFDRELAAYAPDAEPGLDILVNNAGITLPRTIEHVTEEDYDRVFAVNTKAPFFILQQSLGRLRDGGRIINISSGATRFAYPVIMTYSMTKAAMDHLTLSLAAELAPRNITVNAVAPGFTETEINPTLKDPQIRQALSAHSAFNRLGRPADIADVVAFVASDDARWVTGQLLDATGGVHLGL, from the coding sequence TTGGCAAGCACCGGACGACACCAGGGCAGGACCGCGCTGGTCACGGGAGGCAGCCGTGGCATCGGGCGAGCCGTCAGCAAGCGGCTGGCGCGAGAGGGCGCGCTGGTCGCCGTCCACTACGGGCACGACGAGGCGGCGGCGGACCGTACGGTCAAGGAGATCGAGACGGACGGCGGCCGGGCGTTCGCCATCCACGCGGAACTGGGCGTCCCCGGTGACGCGACCACCCTGTGGTCCGCGTTCGACCGCGAGCTGGCCGCGTACGCCCCGGATGCCGAACCGGGCCTGGACATCCTGGTCAACAACGCCGGGATCACACTTCCGCGGACGATAGAGCATGTCACCGAGGAGGACTACGACCGCGTCTTCGCCGTCAACACCAAGGCGCCGTTCTTCATCCTCCAGCAGAGCCTCGGCCGGCTGCGGGACGGGGGCCGGATCATCAACATCTCGTCGGGGGCCACGCGTTTCGCGTACCCGGTGATCATGACGTACTCCATGACCAAGGCGGCCATGGACCACCTGACGCTGTCCCTCGCCGCCGAGCTCGCCCCGCGGAACATCACGGTGAACGCGGTCGCCCCCGGCTTCACCGAGACCGAGATCAACCCGACCCTGAAGGACCCGCAGATCCGGCAGGCGCTGTCCGCGCACTCGGCGTTCAACCGGCTCGGCCGACCGGCTGACATCGCCGACGTGGTCGCCTTCGTCGCGAGCGACGACGCCCGCTGGGTGACCGGCCAGTTGCTCGACGCGACCGGCGGCGTCCACCTCGGCCTGTAG
- a CDS encoding acyltransferase domain-containing protein, with the protein MAEPTTDPDEEVPAVAVIGMAARFPGADDVDTFWENLAAGRDAVRPVTDEEFLAAGGDPKDLDDPTVIRMASVVEGIDLFDADFFGMSPAEAAVIDPQQRLLLEMAYHALEDAGQVREAQEATAGVYAGAGDSRYYPAHVHPRYAGQPGSVALVHAATANSLGTLATRISYELGLTGPSLSLQTACSTALVALHTACQDLLDFRCDLALAGAVSLNPSALLGYRHVPDGPFSPDGRCRAFSADAAGTSSGNGGGVVVLKRLEDALADGDRIRAVVRGSAVNNDGRRKVGFTAPSAPGQTEVILAAQAQGDIDAGTIGLIEAHGTATRIGDPIEVAALTEAFRQSTDRRGFCALGSVKSNIGHLGAAAGIAGVVKAVLALEHRQIPPSLHFDTPNPLIDFASGPFRVPTELQEWPDAGHPRRAAISALGIGGTNAHVIVEEAPAAAPEPRPAETSRRHVLPLSARTAGALRGQAEALARHLEHHPELRLDDVAHSLHTERPALRHRLAVSATTPAEAVDALRTPQPPVGPVPDDPPRVAFLLPGGGTHYVGMGAELYRDNDVYRDVVDQCARILRPVVDGDLRTALFERVEPDGLASLLTLIVTEYALATTLMEQGVRPDALIGHSLGEYTAACLAGVMDLDEMLPVVTERMRLIVSRGGATVGVAASADAVAPLLGRDLSLAAVNGPAACTVAGQADAVSRFETELTRWDVPFRRLRIPAAAHSHVLDPILDTFAGQLRPLRLRAPKIPYVTNVTGTWITDAQATDAGHWVDHTRRTVRFADGIQTLWAGGRPVLVEIGPGDSMTKLARAALEHEDPVTVTTMRHAKADGPDSFVFAGALGRLWAAGVDAALPYDTDPAGPPRRVRLPGYAFDRRRHWIDAPGARTGSGAAEQEQAAAAGGGRMPRPLLTSERVAPRTERERAVAEAWEEQLGIDGIGVHDNFFDLGGDSMRAVLLAGRLRATGVLDVPGGSLLAAPTVAGLLEWVDERQGPSSNALGPLLPLRREGAETPLFCIHPGAGVAWRYTGLLPHLGPDQPVFGIQAHGLDGSRPPAPDAASMVASYVDLVREVQPSGPYRLLGWSYGGFVAHAMACALQEQGERVELLAMLDAPQTSGMRYAPEQVERQVAGLLMRVAGLPVDADTAIPDVDSVLARIGEDPADGDATAPVTRAEAAAIADVMRNNLRIAPQFSPGVHGGEVLFFTAAEDTHTDGADPALAAGKADAWRPYVDGSLTDHPVPCGHYAMTEPAPMAVIGAVVAKALRPLSG; encoded by the coding sequence ATGGCTGAGCCCACCACCGATCCGGACGAGGAGGTGCCCGCCGTCGCCGTGATCGGCATGGCGGCGCGCTTCCCGGGCGCGGACGACGTGGACACGTTCTGGGAGAACCTGGCCGCGGGCCGGGACGCGGTGCGGCCGGTCACCGACGAGGAGTTCCTCGCGGCGGGCGGCGATCCGAAGGACCTCGACGACCCGACCGTGATCCGGATGGCGTCCGTCGTCGAGGGCATCGACCTCTTCGACGCGGACTTCTTCGGCATGAGCCCGGCCGAGGCGGCCGTCATCGACCCGCAGCAGCGGCTGCTGCTGGAGATGGCGTACCACGCGCTGGAGGACGCGGGGCAGGTGCGCGAGGCGCAGGAGGCCACCGCCGGCGTCTACGCGGGCGCCGGCGACAGCCGCTACTACCCGGCGCACGTCCATCCCCGGTACGCCGGTCAGCCGGGGTCGGTGGCGCTGGTGCACGCGGCCACAGCCAACTCGCTCGGCACACTGGCCACCCGGATCTCGTACGAACTCGGGCTCACCGGGCCGAGTCTGTCGCTGCAGACGGCGTGCTCCACGGCGCTGGTCGCGCTGCACACCGCGTGCCAGGACCTGCTGGACTTCCGGTGCGACCTGGCGCTCGCGGGGGCGGTGTCCCTCAACCCCTCGGCACTTCTCGGCTATCGGCATGTGCCGGACGGGCCCTTCTCGCCGGACGGGCGCTGCCGGGCCTTCTCGGCGGACGCGGCCGGCACCTCCTCGGGCAACGGGGGCGGGGTGGTCGTACTGAAGCGGCTGGAGGACGCGCTCGCCGACGGTGACCGGATCCGGGCCGTGGTGCGGGGCTCGGCGGTCAACAACGACGGGCGCCGCAAGGTCGGGTTCACCGCGCCCAGCGCGCCCGGCCAGACCGAGGTGATCCTCGCGGCGCAGGCGCAGGGCGACATCGACGCCGGCACGATCGGGCTGATCGAGGCGCACGGTACGGCCACGCGGATCGGCGATCCGATCGAAGTGGCGGCGTTGACCGAGGCGTTCCGGCAGAGCACGGACCGGCGCGGGTTCTGCGCACTGGGCTCGGTGAAGAGCAACATCGGGCATCTCGGCGCGGCGGCCGGCATCGCCGGCGTCGTGAAGGCCGTACTCGCCCTCGAACACCGGCAGATACCGCCCAGCCTGCACTTCGACACGCCGAACCCGCTGATCGACTTCGCGTCCGGTCCGTTCCGGGTGCCGACCGAGCTGCAGGAGTGGCCGGACGCCGGCCATCCGCGCCGGGCGGCGATCAGCGCCCTGGGCATCGGCGGCACCAACGCCCACGTCATCGTCGAGGAGGCACCGGCCGCCGCACCGGAGCCCCGGCCCGCCGAAACGTCCCGGCGGCACGTCCTGCCGCTGTCCGCGCGCACGGCCGGCGCGCTGCGCGGCCAGGCCGAAGCCCTGGCCCGCCATCTGGAACACCACCCCGAGCTGCGGCTCGACGACGTCGCACACTCCCTGCACACCGAGCGCCCGGCCCTGCGCCACCGGCTCGCCGTCAGCGCCACGACGCCCGCCGAGGCCGTGGACGCGCTGCGCACCCCACAGCCGCCGGTGGGTCCGGTGCCCGACGATCCGCCACGGGTGGCGTTCCTGCTGCCCGGCGGCGGCACCCACTACGTCGGCATGGGGGCCGAGCTGTACCGGGACAACGACGTCTACCGCGACGTCGTGGACCAGTGCGCGCGCATCCTGCGGCCGGTCGTCGACGGCGATCTGCGCACCGCCCTGTTCGAGCGGGTCGAGCCGGACGGCCTCGCCTCCTTGCTCACGCTGATCGTCACCGAGTACGCGCTGGCCACGACACTCATGGAGCAGGGCGTGCGCCCCGACGCACTGATCGGGCACTCGCTCGGCGAGTACACGGCGGCCTGTCTGGCCGGAGTGATGGATCTCGACGAGATGCTGCCGGTGGTCACCGAGCGCATGCGGCTCATCGTCTCCCGCGGCGGGGCGACCGTCGGCGTCGCCGCCTCCGCGGACGCCGTCGCGCCGCTGCTCGGCCGGGACCTGTCGCTGGCGGCGGTGAACGGCCCCGCGGCCTGCACGGTCGCCGGACAGGCGGATGCGGTGTCCCGGTTCGAGACCGAACTCACCCGATGGGACGTGCCGTTCCGTCGGCTGCGTATACCCGCCGCCGCCCACTCCCACGTCCTCGACCCGATCCTCGACACCTTCGCCGGCCAACTACGCCCCCTGCGGCTGCGAGCGCCCAAGATCCCGTACGTCACGAATGTCACCGGCACCTGGATCACCGACGCGCAGGCGACGGACGCAGGGCACTGGGTCGACCACACGCGGCGCACCGTGCGGTTCGCCGACGGCATCCAAACGCTGTGGGCGGGCGGCCGGCCGGTGCTGGTGGAGATCGGCCCCGGGGACAGCATGACCAAGCTGGCCCGAGCCGCGCTGGAGCACGAGGACCCGGTGACGGTCACGACCATGCGGCACGCCAAGGCCGACGGGCCCGACAGCTTCGTCTTCGCGGGCGCGCTCGGCAGGCTGTGGGCCGCCGGTGTCGACGCGGCGCTGCCCTACGACACCGATCCGGCCGGGCCGCCGCGCCGGGTGCGGCTGCCCGGGTACGCCTTCGACCGGCGGCGGCACTGGATCGACGCCCCGGGCGCGCGCACCGGGTCGGGGGCGGCCGAGCAGGAGCAGGCCGCGGCCGCCGGGGGCGGGCGGATGCCCCGTCCGCTGCTGACCTCCGAGCGCGTGGCGCCGCGCACGGAGCGGGAGCGGGCCGTGGCCGAGGCGTGGGAGGAGCAACTGGGCATCGACGGCATCGGCGTCCACGACAACTTCTTCGACCTCGGCGGCGACTCGATGCGGGCCGTGCTTCTCGCGGGCCGACTGCGTGCGACGGGTGTGCTGGACGTGCCCGGCGGCTCGCTGCTGGCCGCTCCCACGGTCGCCGGCCTGCTGGAGTGGGTCGACGAGCGCCAGGGCCCGTCCTCGAACGCGCTCGGCCCCTTGCTGCCGCTGCGCCGCGAGGGCGCCGAGACGCCCCTGTTCTGCATCCACCCCGGCGCGGGCGTCGCCTGGCGGTACACCGGACTGCTTCCCCATCTCGGCCCGGATCAGCCGGTCTTCGGCATCCAGGCGCACGGCCTCGACGGCAGCCGCCCGCCCGCACCGGACGCCGCGTCCATGGTGGCGTCGTACGTGGACCTCGTGCGAGAGGTCCAACCCAGCGGCCCCTACCGGCTGTTGGGCTGGTCCTACGGCGGTTTCGTCGCGCACGCCATGGCCTGCGCACTCCAGGAGCAGGGCGAGCGGGTCGAGTTGCTGGCCATGCTGGACGCCCCGCAGACCAGCGGCATGCGCTACGCCCCGGAGCAGGTCGAGCGGCAGGTGGCCGGGCTGCTGATGCGGGTGGCGGGGCTGCCGGTCGACGCGGACACCGCGATCCCGGACGTCGACAGCGTGCTGGCGCGCATCGGTGAGGATCCGGCCGACGGCGACGCGACGGCTCCGGTGACGCGCGCCGAGGCCGCGGCGATCGCCGACGTGATGCGCAACAACCTGCGCATCGCCCCGCAGTTCAGTCCCGGCGTCCACGGCGGCGAGGTGCTGTTCTTCACCGCCGCCGAGGACACCCACACCGATGGCGCCGATCCCGCGCTCGCCGCCGGAAAGGCGGACGCGTGGCGGCCGTACGTCGACGGATCGCTGACCGATCACCCCGTGCCGTGCGGCCACTACGCGATGACCGAACCCGCGCCCATGGCCGTGATCGGCGCCGTGGTCGCCAAGGCGCTGCGCCCCCTCTCCGGGTGA